In Gemmatimonadota bacterium, the following are encoded in one genomic region:
- a CDS encoding prolyl oligopeptidase family serine peptidase, translated as IYTERFMRAPQENPGGYRESAPTQHAGSLAGHLLLVHGTGDDNVHFQNTVQLVDALQAAAKQFSLMIYPNRRHGISGASAQVHLFTLLTDWISARL; from the coding sequence GATCTACACCGAGCGCTTCATGCGCGCCCCGCAGGAGAACCCGGGCGGCTACCGGGAAAGTGCGCCCACGCAGCATGCGGGCAGCCTGGCCGGCCACCTCTTACTGGTCCACGGCACGGGCGATGACAACGTCCATTTCCAGAACACGGTGCAGCTCGTGGACGCGCTGCAGGCCGCAGCCAAGCAGTTCTCCCTGATGATCTACCCCAACCGCCGCCACGGTATATCTGGCGCCAGCGCCCAGGTCCACCTCTTCACTCTGCTCACCGACTGGATCAGCGCCAGGCTCTAG